TCAGGCAGATATGGATCTTATCCATTACGAAGCGCCTCGTCCCGGGACCATCGCGAATAGCGTGGCGTCCCCTCTTCGAACCCTATGGCAGGCATGAACCCCAAACGGGTAATGCGGAAACGGTGCCCTATGGCTGCCGATGAACCCCGAGAGCCTGGCCATAAGAACCTTTTTTTCATATGATTTTACGCGCTAAAAACGTATAAAGACGTCCGGGGGTATTATCCACCCTCGTGAGGAGACGGAAGAGCCCTTTTCTCGCCGCAGCGGGGCCGCAAATAATACGTGCCATAAAAGAACCGGTGAGCCTTGAGATTAGCCTTCTTATCTCTTCTTCCTTCTCATTCTTAGTCATGGGAAAATAATTGATGGGCGACTGGTGGGGCCCGAATACGGAATCGATCGCGAAACCGGAAGCCTTTATGGCTTCGGTGTATTCATCGAGGAGAAATGCATTCTCCCCCCCATAGAGGGCCTGAAGGGGGTGACTCTCGAGAAATCGGGGCAGGTCCTCCTTTCTTGATATCACATGTTCCCTGGTCGCGAGAAAACCCCCCCCGGACCGCAGCACCCGTGCCGCCTCACGGCACACGGCCCTGAGGTCCTCCGCATGGTGGAGCACCTGCCTTCCGTAGGCGATATCGAATGTGCCGTCCTTAAAGGGCAGCTCTTCCCCATAGCCCTGCACCACCTCTATGCGCGATTTTGTCTCCCCTGCAAGGGTCTTTATCGCGCCGCCCCCCACCTTGAAACTATGATCGGGCTCCAATGCGGTCACTATGCATCCGGAGCGGGCAAAGGCGTAGCTCGAAATGCCATTGCCCGCTCCGAGGTCAAGGACCTTCCCGGGCATCCAGGGCGTCAGAATTCTCGCGACCTCCCGCCATTCTCCGCCTGAGGCAAATCGCTTTGCCGCCTCCGCCGCAGGCTCGTCATAATAGGCTGCCTCGACAAGGTACTGTTTATCCGGCTGGGACTTGAGCCACTCGACTGCTTCTTCCCAGGTCATGCTATTGCCGGTCCTCCGGCGGGATCTCCCTTATTACCTCTGCCGGATTTCCCACCACAACGGAAAAAGGCGGCACATCCCTGATTACCACGCTTCCCGTCCCTATGACCGCACCCCTGCCTATTTTCACTCCTTTGAGAATGCTTACGTTGGCACCGACAAGCACGTCATCCTCGAGGACGACCTCCTCGTCGTTGAGGTAAACGGCCCGGGGATGCCCGGTCGCGATTATCTCCCTGAATTGTTCATGCCTCTCCCTCGGGTTGAGGGGATGGGTATCGTTATCGAATATATTGCAGTTATGCGAAATGAGTACCCTGTCCCCTATGGTGATCGATTTTCCTGACCATATCCGGGTGTTCTCCCCCACATAGCAGTACTCCCCGATCTTTATGGCGCCGCCATGACCGAAGGTGAGGAGCTCCCCCTTTACATGAGAAAAGGCCCCTATCACAATCGCGTTGTCCTGACCGAGATTGTTGATGATCGAGGTATTGCGGTAGAACCTGGCGGTTTTATGTTTCCTGCAACGCCTGTTCGAGCTGCCTGCCCTGCGAATCATATAAAGGAGGCGGTCGGGTATCATTTTTTAAGCTCCAGGCATGCAATTGCCTCCGAAAAGGAGGGATAGCCTTTCTTATAGTTTTTCCGCGCGGTGGCGTCAAAACAGACCGCCCTTCCGCTCTCTTCGCGGTTCGATATCTTCCAGCCCCCCGGTTCATA
This is a stretch of genomic DNA from Syntrophorhabdaceae bacterium. It encodes these proteins:
- a CDS encoding class I SAM-dependent methyltransferase — protein: MTWEEAVEWLKSQPDKQYLVEAAYYDEPAAEAAKRFASGGEWREVARILTPWMPGKVLDLGAGNGISSYAFARSGCIVTALEPDHSFKVGGGAIKTLAGETKSRIEVVQGYGEELPFKDGTFDIAYGRQVLHHAEDLRAVCREAARVLRSGGGFLATREHVISRKEDLPRFLESHPLQALYGGENAFLLDEYTEAIKASGFAIDSVFGPHQSPINYFPMTKNEKEEEIRRLISRLTGSFMARIICGPAAARKGLFRLLTRVDNTPGRLYTFLARKII
- a CDS encoding acyltransferase, producing the protein MIPDRLLYMIRRAGSSNRRCRKHKTARFYRNTSIINNLGQDNAIVIGAFSHVKGELLTFGHGGAIKIGEYCYVGENTRIWSGKSITIGDRVLISHNCNIFDNDTHPLNPRERHEQFREIIATGHPRAVYLNDEEVVLEDDVLVGANVSILKGVKIGRGAVIGTGSVVIRDVPPFSVVVGNPAEVIREIPPEDRQ